The following are from one region of the Nicotiana tomentosiformis chromosome 7, ASM39032v3, whole genome shotgun sequence genome:
- the LOC138896145 gene encoding uncharacterized protein, with protein sequence MDTFSRNHFNLDIDLISLVLIPHIEASIRYKIKECITSVRQEYGYTITKRKAFLGRKRALKIVYGDWDKSFASLPRYMAALQHFNPGTVVEWKLEQSPGIPEYIFRCVFWAFKLAIDSFVHCRPVISIDETHVYGKYNIKLLIDVAEPYAYHRYCVRHLKANFQKAHPNKDLHNLMWMAATDNRECKFRRRMESIRQEDEIAYHWLMRHELDKGTLHADGGRRWGTLTTNVLESFNGLLKSACGLPVTAMVWMSFKQIAERFVERHRGTSELMERGVEFMPIPMKKFEKYRRQAHWHSFLQYSNERNIFEVCTAIHQNRRNNTHTINEASRLCSWGKWSIYHMPCSHVMKYFQHTGFAATR encoded by the exons atggacacattcagCAGAAATCACTTTAACTTGgatattgacttgatttctcttgtcttgattccacacattgaagcctCCATAAGGTataagatcaaagagtgtattacATCTGTCCGCCAGGAATATGGGTATACCATTAcgaaaagaaaggcatttctcgggcgcaaacgtgcgcTTAAAATTGTTTACGGtgactgggataagtcatttgcatctctacctaggtacatggccgcattgcaacactttaaccccgggactgttgttgaatggaagcttgagcagagtccgggaataccagaaTATATATTCAGATGTGTGTTCTGGGCCTTCAAACTAGCAATTGATAGTTTTGTGCAttgccggccggtaatatccatagacgaaactcatgtctatggaaagtataaTATTAAGCTGTTGATCGATGTTGCA GAACCATATGcataccaccgttactgtgtaaggcacctgaaggccaatttccagaaggcacatcccaacaaGGACTTGCAtaatttaatgtggatggctgcaactgATAACCGGGAGTGCAAATTTAGGAGgcgcatggaatctatcaggcaggaagacgaaATAGCTtatcattggttgatgcgacatgagcttgacaaggggacattgcatgcggatggtggcagaCGATGGGGAACCctgactacaaatgtgttagagtctttcaacgggttattgaagtctgcatgtggattgcctgtcactgccatggtgtggATGTCATTCAAACAGAtagcggagaggtttgttgaaaggcaTAGAGGTACATCAGAATTGATGGagaggggtgttgaatttatgccaataccaatgaaaaaatttgagaaatataggaggcaagcacattggcattcatttttacaATATTccaacgagcgaaatatttttgaagtttgcaccgctatccatcaaaaccgcaggaataatacacacaccatAAATGAAGCTAGCAGGTTGTGTTCTTGGGgtaaatggtccatctaccataTGCCGTGCTCACATGTCATGAAGtactttcaacatacaggtttcgcgGCAACCCGGTAG
- the LOC117280774 gene encoding protein MAIN-LIKE 1-like, whose amino-acid sequence MEVLYGLSVDGLLVALPHAMRDYTGDHYLETLQRLTGFRPEDEGVLVGASRLALTPVRLHLEAMHDDITHDTPDLHINRYTRLLLLLMFGGVLFPNTSGNLVSLRFLHHLERLDDLHQYNWGAAVLGYLYMQMCWACMGTQRDVAGFMPLLQVKT is encoded by the coding sequence ATGGAGGTTCTATATGGGCTGTCGGTTGATGGACTTCTTGTTGCTTTGCCACATGCCATGAGAGATTATACGGGAGATCACTACCTAGAGACGTTGCAACGACTCACCGGTTTCCGGCCAGAGGATGAGGGTGTATTAGTTGGGGCTAGTCGTCTTGCGTTGACGCCCGTCCGACTGCATTTGGAGGCCATGCATGATGACATTACTCATGATACACCAGATCTTCATATTAATCGGTACACGAGGTTACTGTTGCTGCTTATGTTTGGAGGCGTATTGTTCCCGAATACTTCaggaaacctagtcagcttgagatttcttcatcatcttgagcggctagatgatttacatcaGTACAACTGGGGTGCTGCTGTTCTTGGTTACTTGTACATGCAGATGTGCTGGGCATGCATGGGCACCCAGCGAGACGTCGCAGGATTTATGCCGCTGCTACAAGTGAAAACATAG